Proteins encoded in a region of the Streptomyces sp. PCS3-D2 genome:
- a CDS encoding 4-(cytidine 5'-diphospho)-2-C-methyl-D-erythritol kinase, translating into MSTRPESTRTTPVTVRVPAKVNVQLAVGAARPDGYHDLANVFLAVSLFDEVTATPAEALTVTCEGPDADKVPLDRTNLAARAAEILAARAGLEPRVHLHIAKSIPVAGGMAGGSADGAAALLACDALWGLDTPRGELLDICAELGSDVPFSLVGGAALGTGRGEVLTPVTAGSFHWVFAVADGGLSTPAVFREFDRLTADVAVPEPGASPDLLAALASGDPDALAATLANDLQPAALSLRPSLRATLDAGLGAGALAALVSGSGPTTAFLVADGEAAAKVAAALVASGTCRATHTAWSPAPGATVLPS; encoded by the coding sequence GTGAGCACGCGCCCCGAGAGCACCCGTACGACGCCCGTCACCGTGCGGGTCCCCGCGAAGGTCAACGTCCAGCTGGCCGTGGGCGCGGCCCGCCCCGACGGCTACCACGACCTGGCCAACGTCTTCCTCGCCGTGTCCCTCTTCGACGAGGTGACGGCGACCCCGGCCGAGGCGCTCACGGTGACCTGCGAGGGCCCGGACGCCGACAAGGTCCCGCTGGACCGCACCAACCTCGCGGCGCGGGCGGCCGAGATCCTCGCCGCCCGGGCCGGCCTCGAACCGCGGGTCCACCTGCACATCGCCAAGAGCATCCCCGTCGCGGGCGGCATGGCCGGCGGCAGCGCCGACGGCGCTGCCGCCCTGCTGGCCTGCGATGCCCTGTGGGGCCTGGACACCCCGCGCGGGGAGCTCCTCGACATCTGCGCGGAGCTCGGCAGCGACGTCCCGTTCAGCCTGGTCGGCGGCGCCGCGCTCGGCACCGGCCGCGGCGAGGTGCTCACCCCGGTGACGGCCGGCTCCTTCCACTGGGTGTTCGCGGTGGCCGACGGCGGCCTGTCCACCCCGGCCGTCTTCCGCGAGTTCGACCGCCTCACCGCCGATGTCGCGGTCCCGGAGCCCGGGGCCTCGCCGGACCTTCTCGCCGCCCTCGCCTCCGGAGACCCGGACGCCCTGGCCGCCACCCTGGCCAACGACCTCCAGCCGGCCGCCCTCTCGCTGCGGCCGTCCCTGCGGGCGACGCTGGACGCGGGCCTCGGCGCCGGCGCCCTCGCCGCCCTGGTCTCCGGCTCGGGCCCCACCACGGCCTTCCTCGTCGCCGACGGGGAAGCCGCCGCCAAGGTCGCGGCAGCCCTGGTCGCCTCGGGCACCTGCCGCGCCACCCACACGGCCTGGTCCCCCGCTCCGGGAGCCACGGTCCTGCCGTCCTGA